The genomic interval ACCCGACGTTCAGGGGAAGTGTCAAGCTTCCGCGCTTCCCGCTTCAGCGCTTTCCAGTCCAGGGTCATCCTCTCTCCTTTCCGAAGTCGTTCCACATCTGCTTTCTCAGTTCGAGGGTGCCCAGCAGTTCGGTCAGGGTGCGGTGGGCGTAGTCGGTGGCGTCGGCGGGGAGCGGGTCGGGGTGGGGGGTGTGCGGGTGGGCGTGCGTGGCGGCGAGTTCTGCGAGTTGTGCCCAGCGGTAGCCCCAGGCGGCGGCGTAGTGGGCGTCTCCGATGGTGTCGCGCAGGGTGCCGAGGAGGGCGGCGCTGGGGTCGGGGGGCCAGGGGCCGGGGTGGGGGCCGAGCAGGGCCAGCAGGCGTTCCGGGTCGCGGTCACGTAGCGCCTGTGTCTGTGCGGCGGCCAGCGTTTCGGGTGGTCCAATCTGGAGCAGGAAGGGGTGGGTGGGCAGGTGGTGTAGGAGCGCGGCGGCCAGTGCCGGATGGCTGGTGCTGACGGCGTTCTGCACCAGTGCGGGCAGGTGGTCGTGCTGCCGGGCGATGTTCACGAGCGTGGCGGGCGGGATGTTCAGTGCGGCCAGCAGGGCGTCGGGATGGGTGTGTTCCAGCAGGTGTTCCAGGAGAGCAGTGGCGCTCAGGCGGTCCTTGCTGGTGGGGTCGGGCAGGCCGTCGCGGGTGGCGTGCTCGTCGGGGGCGGTGGGCGGGGTCAGGGTGCTGGGTGTCTGCCCGGTCGGGCGGCCGAGCAGGCCGGGGTTGTCGAGGCTCACGAGGGCGGCGAAGCGGGCGGCGTTCCGGGCGTTCTGGGCGCTGCCGCTCAGGCGGTGCAGGGCGGTTCGGGCCAGGGTGCGCACGTCGTCGCTGCGGTCGGTGGTCAGGGTGTCCAGCAGGGGTTCAAGGGTGTGGTCGTCCGGGGTGAGGGTGTCGAGCAGGGCGTTCAGGAGGCGTTTGCGGCTGGCGGCGCGTTCGCTGCTCAGGTGCTCGCGCAGGAGGTCGCGGGCGGCGTGCGGGTCGCGGTCGCGCACGCTGCGCCACAGGGCCTCGCGGCCGGCGTCGGTGGCGGTGTCCCAGGCGTCC from Deinococcus depolymerans carries:
- a CDS encoding DUF5691 domain-containing protein, whose amino-acid sequence is MNDHDALLALALVGTARGTLPGPGTGPLGQAAAQITRPDAEGTLLARAALHALAHTAGRLPDPASDTLPTPAPPDTLPPAPERAARHLPPVLGTPLLSEWLTLCAQAGWRVPTARLPELLDAARHDSRLRPLLTPVLGERGRWLASFNPDWSFTPPDEDAWDTATDAGREALWRSVRDRDPHAARDLLREHLSSERAASRKRLLNALLDTLTPDDHTLEPLLDTLTTDRSDDVRTLARTALHRLSGSAQNARNAARFAALVSLDNPGLLGRPTGQTPSTLTPPTAPDEHATRDGLPDPTSKDRLSATALLEHLLEHTHPDALLAALNIPPATLVNIARQHDHLPALVQNAVSTSHPALAAALLHHLPTHPFLLQIGPPETLAAAQTQALRDRDPERLLALLGPHPGPWPPDPSAALLGTLRDTIGDAHYAAAWGYRWAQLAELAATHAHPHTPHPDPLPADATDYAHRTLTELLGTLELRKQMWNDFGKERG